Proteins from one Triticum aestivum cultivar Chinese Spring chromosome 7A, IWGSC CS RefSeq v2.1, whole genome shotgun sequence genomic window:
- the LOC123153074 gene encoding G-type lectin S-receptor-like serine/threonine-protein kinase At2g19130: protein MTIETVVLLMADVLAVILIGLVLLRVMGKQKFCTADKPVNSNSGLTIFSDTQIKRATRNFSEKLGEGGFGCVFKGTLQGSSVVAVKKLKDIRQGEKQFRAEVQTVGIIQHINLVRLYGFCAEGSKRLLIYEYMENGSLSSHLFSRTSVKLIWELRYRIAFGIARGLAYLHEECEDCIIHCDMKPDNVLLDAHFCPKIADFGMAKLLGRDFNRALTTMRGTIGYLAPEWISGLPITHKSDVYSYGMTLLEIISGRRNAEKIKEGRFTYFPIFAAVKVAERDVMCLLDSWLDGYVNVEQLSRACKIACWCIQDDEDHRPMMGQVVRMLEGVMDVEVPSVARSLQNFVGMEDCLHSLDRAYHSFLFLQ from the coding sequence ATGACGATTGAAACTGTTGTTCTACTGATGGCAGATGTGTTAGCAGTCATCCTTATTGGTCTGGTTCTTTTGCGAGTAATGGGAAAACAGAAGTTTTGTACGGCGGATAAACCAGTGAATTCCAATAGCGGCCTCACGATCTTCTCGGatactcagataaagagagcaacTAGAAATTTCTCGGAGAAACTTGGAGAAGGAGGCTTCGGCTGTGTTTTCAAGGGGACATTGCAAGGTTCCTCCGTGGTGGCCGTCAAAAAGCTTAAAGACATTAGGCAAGGGGAGAAGCAATTCCGAGCAGAAGTGCAAACAGTTGGAATCATCCAGCACATCAATCTTGTTCGTTTATATGGGTTTTGTGCCGAGGGAAGCAAGAGGTTGCTGATATACGAGTACATGGAGAACGGATCTTTGAGTTCCCATCTGTTTTCAAGGACTTCTGTAAAGCTAATCTGGGAGCTCCGGTACCGTATAGCATTTGGGATTGCAAGAGGCTTGGCTTATCTACACGAGGAATGCGAGGACTGCATTATACACTGCGACATGAAGCCGGACAATGTGCTCCTTGATGCACATTTCTGTCCTAAGATTGCAGACTTCGGTATGGCGAAGCTTCTTGGTCGAGATTTCAACAGGGCCCTGACAACAATGCGGGGAACCATCGGATACCTTGCACCGGAGTGGATCTCGGGGCTTCCCATCACACACAAATCTGATGTTTACAGCTACGGAATGACACTTCTTGAGATTATATCAGGGCGAAGGAATGCAGAGAAAATTAAGGAAGGGAGGTTCACTTACTTTCCCATCTTTGCTGCAGTCAAGGTGGCCGAAAGAGATGTCATGTGCCTGCTGGATAGTTGGCTGGATGGCTATGTCAATGTCGAGCAGCTGAGCAGAGCTTGCAAGATCGCATGCTGGTGCATCCAAGATGATGAGGATCACAGGCCAATGATGGGGCAAGTTGTTCGCATGCTAGAGGGTGTCATGGATGTTGAAGTGCCTTCTGTTGCGAGGTCATTACAGAATTTTGTAGGCATGGAGGATTGCTTACACTCGCTAGACCGAGCTTatcattcttttctttttctccagTAG